TCGGCCTGCGCCCGCTCGCCGAGCTGGAGACGGAGGCCGCCGCACTCGACGGCCGTGTGTCCGCCGGCGAACAACTGCCCCTCGCCGGAAGGCTCCTGGCGGTCAAGGGGAACATCGACGTGGCCGGCCTGCCGACCACCGCGGGCTGCCCGTCCTATGCCTACGAGCCCGCAGCCGACGCACCCGCCGTGGCACGGCTGCGCGCAGCGGGGGCCCTGGTGATCGGCACGACGAACCTCGACCAGTTCGCCACCGGCCTGGTCGGGACCCGCTCCCCGTACGGCGCGGTCCGCAACGCCCACGCCCCCGACCGGATCAGCGGCGGCTCCAGCTCGGGTTCGGCGGTGGCGGTCGCCCTCGGCATCGCGGACCTGGCCCTGGGCACGGACACGGCGGGCTCCGGCCGCGTGCCGGCGGCGTTCAACGGCATCGTCGGTCTGAAACCGACCTACGGTCTGGTCCCCACCGAGGGCGTGGTCCCCGCCTGCGCGAGCCTGGACTGCGTCACCGTCTTCGCCCGTACGCTCCCCGAGGCCGAACAGGCCCTCGCGCTGATGGCCACCCCGGTCCCCCCGGCCGGCCCCGCCCCCGCCCGGACACCGGGCCCCTGGCGCATCGCCGTCCCGCCCACCGCCCGGCTCGGCGAGCTGGCCCCCGGCTGGGCGGCGGCCTACGAGGCCGCCGCGGACCGGCTGCGCGCGGCCGGCGCCGTCCTCGTACCGCTGGACCCGGCCCCGTTCCTGGAAGCCGCCGCCATGCTGTACGCGGGGGCGTTCGTCGCCGAGCGCTACACCGCGGTGGGCGCGTTCGTGGACGGCACACCGACGGCCCCCGACCTGGACCCGACGGTGGCGGGCATCATCACGGCGGCCCGCGACATCCCGGCCCACCGCCTCTTCGCCGACCAGGCGGAACTGGCACGCCTCCGGGACGCCGCCACGGCCGCCCTCGCCGACGCGGACGCGCTCCTGCTCCCCACCACGACGTCCCACCCCACGATCGCCGAGGTGGCCGCCGACCCCCTGGGCACCAACGCCGCGCTGGGCCGCTTCACCAACTCCACGAACCTCTTCGGCCAGTGCGCGGTGGCGGTGCCGGCGGGCGAGGTCGACGGCCTGCCGTTCGGCGTGATGCTGATCGGCCCGGCCCACACCGACGAACGGCTGGCCCGCCTGGCCGCGCTCCTCACCCCACCGGTCCGGCTGGCGGTCGTCGGCGCACATCTGACGGGCGAACCGCTGAACCCCCAGCTACTGGCTCTCGGGGCCCGCTTGGTCCGCTCCACGACGACGGCCCCGCTCTACCGCCTGCACGCCCTCGCCACCACCCCGCCGAAGCCGGGCCTGGAGTACGTCGGCGAGTCCGGTTCCCCCGTCGAAACGGAGATCTGGGAACTCCCCGCCGAGGGCCTGGGACACCTGACGGCCTCCCTCCCCCACCCCATGGCGCTGGGCCGGGTCGAACTGGCGGACGGCACCTCGGCTCCCGGCTTCCTCTGCGAGCCGTACGCCGTACCCGGGGGGAAGGACATCACCGCCCACGGAGGCTGGCGCGCCTACCGCGCCCTGTGACCGACCGGCCCGGCCTCACCCCACGGAGCTGTACGCCACCACGCCGCGCAGCACGGCGTCCACGGCCTTGTGCGCGTTCTTGGCCACGGTCCCGCCCTCGCGCGGCGCCGCAGCCGCGATCTGTCCCAGTACGTCGATCACCTGCTTGCACCACCGTACGAAGTCCCCCGCCGGCATCTCCGCCTCGCGCAGCACCTCGTCCAGCGTCCGCCCGGAGGCCCACATGTAGACCGCCCAGGCGAACCCGAGGTCGGGTTCGCGCTGTCCGACCCCCTCCGTCTGATTGATCTTGAAGTCTTCCTCCAGCGCGTCGAGCCGGCCCCAGATCCGGACCATCTCGGCCATCGCCGTCTTCGCCGGACCGCTCGGCAGCTTCGGTGCCACCGCATCGTCCGCCTGCCGCGACTCGTACACCAACGCCGAGACGCACGCCGCGAGTTCGGCCGGGTTCAGCCCTTCCCAGACGCCGTCCCGCAGGCACTCGCTGGCGAGCAGGTCGAGCTCGCCGTAGAGGCGGGCGAGCCGCCGGCCGTTCGGGGTGACCTCGTTGCCCCGGAGGTAGTCCAGCTCGGTGAGCAGCGCCACGATCCGGTCGAAGGTGCGGGCGATCGTGTTCGTACGCCCCTCGATCCGGTTCTCCAGCTGCTTCGTGTCACGCTGCAGCCGGTAGTAGCGCTCCGCCCACCGCGCGTGGTCCTCGCGCTCGTCGCACCCGTGGCAGGGATGCGCGCGCAGGGCCGTACGCAGCCGGGAGATCTCGCGGTCGTCGGCCGCGGCGGCCCGCTCCTTGCGGTGCCGCTCGGGCACCAGGTGCCCGGCCTTCGTCCGCAGCGCGGACGCCAGATCGCGCCGCGACTGCGGCGAACGCGGGTTGAACGACTTCGGCACCCGCATCCGGTCCAGTGCCTCCACGGGCACCGGGAAGTCGATCGAGGCCAGCCGCTTGACCTGCCGCTCGGCGGTCAGCACCAGTGGCCGGGGTCCGTCGTGGTACTCCAGCCCCCGGTGCCCGTTGGCCCGCCCGGCAGGCAGCCCCGGGTCGAGGACGAGAGCCAGCCCGGCGAACTTGCCGGTCGGCACGTGAATGACGTCGCCCGGCTTCAGCTTCTCCAGGGAGGACGCCGCGGCGACCCGCCGCTGCGCCGCGCCCTGCTTGGCCAGCTCCGTCTCGCGGTCCTTGAGGTCGCGCCGCATCCGCGCGTACTCCTCGAAGTCACCGAGGTGGCAGGTCATGCCCTCGCGGTACCCCTCCAGGCCCTCCTCGTTCCGCTGGACCTGCCGGGAGATCCCGACGACCGACCGGTCGGCCTGGAACTGCGCGAACGAGGTCTCCAGCAGTTCGCGCGAACGGTGCCGCCCGAACTGGTGCACAAGGTTCACGGCCATGTTGTACGAGGGCCGGAAGCTGGACCGGAGCGGATACGTGCGCGTACCCGCGAGCCCGGCCAGTGCGCCCGGGTCCATGCCGCGCTGCCAGAGCACCACCGCGTGGCCCTCGACGTCGATACCGCGTCGCCCGGCCCGGCCGGTGAGCTGCGTGTACTCACCGGGAGTGATGTCGGCGTGCTGCTCGCCGTTCCACTTGACCAGCTTCTCCAGGACCACCGAACGCGCCGGCATGTTGATGCCCAGCGCCAGCGTCTCCGTCGCGAAGACGGCCTTGACGAGCCCGCGTACGAACAGCTCCTCGACGACCTCCTTGAAGGTGGGCAGCATGCCCGCGTGGTGCGCGGCGATGCCCCGCTCCAGCCCTTCGAGCCATTCGTAGTAGCCGAGGACATGGAGGTCCTCGCCCGGAATGGAGGCCGTGCGCTCCTCGACGATCTCCCGCACCAGCCGGCGCTTGCTCTCGTCGTTCAGCCGCAGCCCCGCCTGCAGGCACTGCTGTACGGCGGCCTCGCAGCCGGCCCGGCTGAAGATGAACGTGATGGCCGGCAGCAGTCCCTCGTGGTCCAGCCGGTCGATGACCTCGGGCCTCGACGGGGTCCAGATCCGGCTGCGCTGACGCCGCTCGCGCTCCCGGTCCGCCTCGCGCACCATCTTGCCGCGGCGCCGGTCGCGGGGGTTGTACCCCGACTGGTTCTCCATGCGGGCGAGCCGGACGAGGTCCGGGTTGACCTCGCGGCGTCCGGTCCCCCGGCCGCCGTGATCGGTCTCCTCCTCGAAGAGGTCGTACATCCGGCGCCCGGCCAGCACGTGCTGCCAGAGCGGCACGGGGCGGTGCTCGGAGACGATCACTTCGGTGTCGCCGCGGACGGTGTCCAGCCAGTCACCGAACTCCTCGGCGTTGGACACGGTCGCCGACAGGGACACCAGAGTCACGGACTCGGGCAGATGGATGATCACTTCCTCCCACACCGCGCCCCGGAAGCGGTCGGAGAGGTAGTGCACCTCGTCCATCACGACATATCCGAGGCCGGTCAGGGACTGCGAGCCCGCGTACAGCATGTTCCGCAGGACCTCGGTGGTCATGACGACCACGGGTGCCTCGGAGTTGACGCTGTTGTCACCGGTCAGCAGGCCGACCTTGTCCGCGCCGTAGCGCCGCACCAGGTCGGCGAACTTCTGGTTGGACAGGGCCTTGATCGGGGTGGTGTAGAAGCACTTGCGGCCCTGCTGGAGGGCGAGATGCACGGCGAACTCGCCGACGATCGTCTTGCCCGAACCGGTGGGCGCCGCGACCAGCACCCCCTTGCCCGCTTCCAGGGCTTCGCACGCCTCGACCTGATACGGGTCGAGACCGAATTCGTACATCTCGCGGAAGGGCCCGAGGGCCGTGGCCCGTTCGGCCGCACGCACGCGAGAAGCCTGGTATCGCTCAGCTGGTGAGAGGTCCTCTGTCATCTTGATACGAGCCTACCCGCCACCTACGACAGTCAGTCGATCTTTAATTCTCCGGGCAGAGAACCCTCACCGCGCCGCGTTCGCAGCGCGCCGTGAGCGGCAGCGCACCCAGCGGTTCACCGTCCGCGTAGGCGGTGACACCCGCCGCCGCCAGCTCGATCGAGGAGACCCGGTGCACGGTGACCTTGGGGTGGCTGAGGTGCGTTCCCTTGTACACCCGGGGAAACACCTTCAGCAGGGTGGCCCGGCTGCAGTCCCCGACCACGGTCACGTCGAACAGCCCGTCGTCCATGACCGCGTCCGCACAGATCCGCATGCCGCCGCCGTACGTGGACCCGTTGCCGACGGCGATCAGCGTCGCCTCGACCTCCCGCACGGCGCCCCCGTCCAGCCGGATGCGGTACGGGATCGGCTTGAACGCGGCCAGTTCCGCGAGGATCGCCAGGTCGTACTTGAACCGGCCGCCGACCCACCGCATCCGGTTGCCCCGGTCGTTCACCCGGGAGTCGAAGCCGGAGGCGAGCACGGAGCCGAACCACCGCTCGCCGACCCGCCCGAGGTCGATGTCCCTGACGTGGCCCTCCTTGAGCGCCCGGGCGGCCAGCCGTCCGGCGGCGCCCGGGTCGCGTACCGGGAGCCCGAGCGCACGGGCGAAGTCGTTGCCGGTGCCGACGGCGACGACCCCGAGCGGAGTCGTGGTCCCGGCGACGGCCTGGAGGGCGAGGGACACCATCCCGTCCCCGCCCACGGCGACCACCGCCCCGGTCCCGGCGTCCACGGCCTCGCGGGCCCGGCGCAGGGCGTCGTCGGCGTCCTCGCCGAGGACCGTACGTACGGAGAATCCGGCGTCCCGCAACGCGGAAGCGGCCGGCTGCGCGGCGTGCGCGCCCCGGCCGCGTCCTGCGGTGGGATTGACGAAAAGGGTGATCTCGCTGGTCACCCGCCGGACCTTACAAGGTCAGGTGATGTCGTCGTAACCGTTGAGCCGGTGCGAGCGGGCACCGTCCGACTCCCCGGTGGCCTGCTCGGGCAACGGCGTACGCGAGGCGGACACCGCTTCCGGGGTGAGGTCCAGCTGCGACGCCTCGTCGTCGTCGAGCTCGGCGTCGGGGTTGGCCCGGCGCCTGCGCTTGTCGTTGAGGAGGGAGATGCCGACCGCGATGAAGTAGAGCACCGCCAGCGGACCGGCGAGCAGCAGCATCGAGATGGGCTCGCCGCCGGGTGTGGCGATGGCCGCGAACGCGGTCAGCCCGACGAGCATCCCGCGCCACCAGTTCAGCATCCGGGCGCCGGACAGGACCCCGGTCATGTTGAGCAGGATGAGGAGCAGGGGCAGTTCGAAGGCGAGCCCGAACACGATCACCATGCGGGTGATGAGGTCGAGGAAATCGTCCAGGGGCAGCAGGTTCTTCACGTTGTCGGGCGTGAAGCCGAGCATGATCTCGGCGGTCTGCGGCAGGATCGCGTACGCCAGGTACGCGCCGGCCAGGAAGAGCGGGACACCGGCGGCCACGAAGGCCATCGAG
The Streptomyces sp. NBC_00234 DNA segment above includes these coding regions:
- a CDS encoding allophanate hydrolase, whose product is MHPTSVPTPTVTRVRAAYARIGAVDRPEIWIGLRPLAELETEAAALDGRVSAGEQLPLAGRLLAVKGNIDVAGLPTTAGCPSYAYEPAADAPAVARLRAAGALVIGTTNLDQFATGLVGTRSPYGAVRNAHAPDRISGGSSSGSAVAVALGIADLALGTDTAGSGRVPAAFNGIVGLKPTYGLVPTEGVVPACASLDCVTVFARTLPEAEQALALMATPVPPAGPAPARTPGPWRIAVPPTARLGELAPGWAAAYEAAADRLRAAGAVLVPLDPAPFLEAAAMLYAGAFVAERYTAVGAFVDGTPTAPDLDPTVAGIITAARDIPAHRLFADQAELARLRDAATAALADADALLLPTTTSHPTIAEVAADPLGTNAALGRFTNSTNLFGQCAVAVPAGEVDGLPFGVMLIGPAHTDERLARLAALLTPPVRLAVVGAHLTGEPLNPQLLALGARLVRSTTTAPLYRLHALATTPPKPGLEYVGESGSPVETEIWELPAEGLGHLTASLPHPMALGRVELADGTSAPGFLCEPYAVPGGKDITAHGGWRAYRAL
- a CDS encoding DEAD/DEAH box helicase → MTEDLSPAERYQASRVRAAERATALGPFREMYEFGLDPYQVEACEALEAGKGVLVAAPTGSGKTIVGEFAVHLALQQGRKCFYTTPIKALSNQKFADLVRRYGADKVGLLTGDNSVNSEAPVVVMTTEVLRNMLYAGSQSLTGLGYVVMDEVHYLSDRFRGAVWEEVIIHLPESVTLVSLSATVSNAEEFGDWLDTVRGDTEVIVSEHRPVPLWQHVLAGRRMYDLFEEETDHGGRGTGRREVNPDLVRLARMENQSGYNPRDRRRGKMVREADRERERRQRSRIWTPSRPEVIDRLDHEGLLPAITFIFSRAGCEAAVQQCLQAGLRLNDESKRRLVREIVEERTASIPGEDLHVLGYYEWLEGLERGIAAHHAGMLPTFKEVVEELFVRGLVKAVFATETLALGINMPARSVVLEKLVKWNGEQHADITPGEYTQLTGRAGRRGIDVEGHAVVLWQRGMDPGALAGLAGTRTYPLRSSFRPSYNMAVNLVHQFGRHRSRELLETSFAQFQADRSVVGISRQVQRNEEGLEGYREGMTCHLGDFEEYARMRRDLKDRETELAKQGAAQRRVAAASSLEKLKPGDVIHVPTGKFAGLALVLDPGLPAGRANGHRGLEYHDGPRPLVLTAERQVKRLASIDFPVPVEALDRMRVPKSFNPRSPQSRRDLASALRTKAGHLVPERHRKERAAAADDREISRLRTALRAHPCHGCDEREDHARWAERYYRLQRDTKQLENRIEGRTNTIARTFDRIVALLTELDYLRGNEVTPNGRRLARLYGELDLLASECLRDGVWEGLNPAELAACVSALVYESRQADDAVAPKLPSGPAKTAMAEMVRIWGRLDALEEDFKINQTEGVGQREPDLGFAWAVYMWASGRTLDEVLREAEMPAGDFVRWCKQVIDVLGQIAAAAPREGGTVAKNAHKAVDAVLRGVVAYSSVG
- a CDS encoding diacylglycerol kinase codes for the protein MTSEITLFVNPTAGRGRGAHAAQPAASALRDAGFSVRTVLGEDADDALRRAREAVDAGTGAVVAVGGDGMVSLALQAVAGTTTPLGVVAVGTGNDFARALGLPVRDPGAAGRLAARALKEGHVRDIDLGRVGERWFGSVLASGFDSRVNDRGNRMRWVGGRFKYDLAILAELAAFKPIPYRIRLDGGAVREVEATLIAVGNGSTYGGGMRICADAVMDDGLFDVTVVGDCSRATLLKVFPRVYKGTHLSHPKVTVHRVSSIELAAAGVTAYADGEPLGALPLTARCERGAVRVLCPEN
- the tatC gene encoding twin-arginine translocase subunit TatC; amino-acid sequence: MLKSARKQEKDEEGRMPLLDHLRELRNRLLKSVLAIVVAVIVAAFFQKEIFEFLMKPILDSVGCKNGAVTMVNGRPCAEMTTNGLLSPFTIALKVSLMAGVLVATPVWLYQLWAFVAPGLHKSEKRYSMAFVAAGVPLFLAGAYLAYAILPQTAEIMLGFTPDNVKNLLPLDDFLDLITRMVIVFGLAFELPLLLILLNMTGVLSGARMLNWWRGMLVGLTAFAAIATPGGEPISMLLLAGPLAVLYFIAVGISLLNDKRRRRANPDAELDDDEASQLDLTPEAVSASRTPLPEQATGESDGARSHRLNGYDDIT